One Gymnogyps californianus isolate 813 unplaced genomic scaffold, ASM1813914v2 HiC_scaffold_31, whole genome shotgun sequence genomic region harbors:
- the LOC127028307 gene encoding olfactory receptor 14J1-like: protein MAYDRYVAICKPLHYGTLLGSRACVHMAAAAWGTGFLYALLHTANTFSLPLCKGNVLDQFFCEIPRILKLACSLSYMRKAGFLLVSACLTFGCFVFIMLSYVQIFRAVLRIPSEQGRHKTFSTCLPHLAVVSLVVSSAIFAHLKPPSISSPSLDLVVAILYSVVPPAVNPLIYSMRNQELKDALRKLAEWTLFHPQ from the coding sequence atggcctatgaccgctacgttgccatctgcaaacccctgcactatgggaccctcctgggcagcagagcttgtgtccacatggcagcagctgcctggggcactGGGTTTCTCTatgctctgctgcacactgccaatacattttccctacCTCTCTGCAAGGGCAATGTCTTGGACCAGTTCTTTTGTGAAATCCCCCGCATCCTCAAGCTCGCCTGCTCACTCTCCTATATGAGGAAAGCTGGGTTTCTTCTGGTTAGTGCCTGTTTAacatttgggtgttttgttttcatcatgctgtcctatgtgcagatcttcagggccgtgctgaggatcccctctgagcagggacggcacaaaaccttttccacgtgcctccctcacctggccgtggtctccctcGTTGTCAGCAGTGCCATCTTTGCccacctgaagcccccctccatctcctccccatccctggatctGGTGGTGGCTATTCTGtattcggtggtgcctccagcagtgaaccccctcatctacagcatgaggaaccaggagctcaaggatgcccTCCGGAAACTGGCCGAATGGACGCTGTTTCACCCACAATAA